A window of Paenibacillus sp. 19GGS1-52 contains these coding sequences:
- a CDS encoding copper homeostasis protein CutC — protein sequence MLLEVIATTVSDAIIAERYGADRIELITGISEGGLTPSLGLIEEVREKVSIPVRVMIRPHARSFVYDAADMETMQRDIRHIRSVGGLSLVLGILRHDRTVAEDLLGQLLETADGMEVTFHRAFDEVQDQFEALKLLARYPQITDILTSGARPTAPEGRERIAALEHRTSEQSISILAGSGLSIKGLSEFISDTGVRRVHFGSAVREEGNPLKPIDPVRLKAVRTLLNSFIF from the coding sequence ATGTTATTAGAGGTTATTGCTACTACAGTGAGTGATGCGATTATAGCCGAGCGTTATGGCGCTGATCGGATTGAACTGATTACAGGGATTAGTGAAGGTGGTTTGACGCCCAGTCTAGGCCTCATTGAAGAGGTGCGGGAGAAAGTCTCCATTCCAGTTAGGGTTATGATCAGACCCCATGCACGGTCATTCGTATATGATGCAGCTGATATGGAAACGATGCAACGTGATATCCGCCATATCCGTTCCGTGGGAGGCTTGTCTCTTGTGTTGGGAATCCTTCGCCACGACCGTACGGTAGCTGAGGATTTGTTAGGCCAACTGCTGGAGACAGCAGACGGTATGGAGGTTACTTTCCATCGGGCATTCGATGAGGTACAAGATCAATTCGAGGCCCTTAAATTATTGGCGCGATATCCGCAAATTACGGATATTCTAACATCCGGTGCACGTCCTACTGCTCCAGAGGGGAGAGAGCGGATTGCGGCCCTGGAACATCGGACCTCAGAGCAGTCCATATCTATTTTAGCGGGCAGTGGCTTATCTATAAAGGGACTTAGCGAATTTATTAGCGACACGGGAGTGAGACGGGTACATTTCGGTTCAGCTGTCAGAGAAGAGGGAAATCCGCTGAAGCCTATTGACCCTGTACGGCTGAAGGCAGTTCGTACGCTTTTGAATTCATTTATTTTTTAA
- a CDS encoding YhcH/YjgK/YiaL family protein, producing MIVDTLDHLLENESAYGDKIQRGLQFLKNTDFTGQAAGRHAVDEEMFYFINEYETKEATDCFWEAHRVNLDLHYILEGTERIGYSAIERLHVRDEYSTEKDAVFFTGEVESAVAASPGDLVICYPQDGHMTGIEAKQKEAVRKVVLKIKI from the coding sequence ATGATCGTAGATACTTTAGATCACTTGTTGGAGAATGAGAGTGCTTATGGAGATAAGATTCAACGAGGGCTGCAATTTCTGAAGAACACGGATTTCACCGGACAGGCCGCTGGACGTCATGCTGTAGATGAAGAGATGTTCTACTTCATTAACGAATATGAGACCAAGGAGGCTACGGATTGCTTCTGGGAAGCGCATCGAGTGAACCTGGATCTGCATTATATCCTTGAAGGAACTGAGCGGATCGGCTACTCTGCTATTGAGCGTCTTCATGTAAGGGATGAGTACAGCACTGAGAAGGATGCAGTGTTCTTCACTGGAGAGGTGGAATCGGCAGTGGCTGCAAGCCCGGGCGATCTTGTGATCTGTTATCCGCAGGATGGGCATATGACGGGCATTGAAGCGAAGCAGAAGGAAGCTGTGCGTAAGGTAGTCTTGAAGATCAAGATCTAA
- a CDS encoding NUDIX hydrolase: MGYISELRKMVGTRPIIMSGVAVLVFNDKRELLLQRRADSGDWGTIGGGMELGESFEETAHRELHEESGLICKEVILKAVLSGKDMYYRYPNGDEVYNAIMLYEAIGVEGEPFLNDDEGLELKFFSLAQPIDNMNQASYMILSKSGCIQW, from the coding sequence ATGGGTTACATCAGCGAACTGCGGAAGATGGTCGGGACAAGACCGATAATTATGTCCGGGGTAGCGGTATTAGTGTTCAACGACAAACGGGAGCTGCTGCTGCAGCGACGTGCCGATTCGGGTGACTGGGGCACGATTGGCGGAGGCATGGAGCTTGGTGAATCTTTTGAAGAGACGGCCCACCGGGAACTGCATGAAGAGAGTGGACTCATCTGCAAGGAAGTGATTCTCAAAGCTGTATTGTCGGGTAAAGATATGTATTACCGTTATCCCAACGGAGACGAGGTATATAATGCGATAATGCTGTATGAGGCGATAGGAGTAGAGGGAGAGCCGTTCCTGAATGACGATGAAGGGCTGGAGCTGAAGTTCTTCTCGTTGGCTCAACCAATAGACAATATGAATCAGGCTTCCTATATGATCCTGTCCAAGTCAGGATGCATTCAATGGTGA
- a CDS encoding cupin, with product MKIYDFTKEAGKSIEAFGSQQLIMSRILSESYSAHVGCMHLGEKGVIGWHQAPVAQLFLVVNGEGWVRAGQTAEVPISVGYAAYWTQGEWHETRTDQGLIAIIIESQHLDITAILRS from the coding sequence ATGAAAATCTATGATTTCACCAAAGAAGCCGGGAAGTCGATTGAAGCATTTGGCAGCCAACAGCTTATCATGTCGCGAATACTGTCAGAATCGTATTCTGCGCATGTAGGGTGTATGCACCTAGGTGAAAAAGGGGTCATTGGATGGCATCAGGCTCCTGTCGCGCAGCTGTTTCTGGTCGTAAATGGGGAAGGCTGGGTAAGAGCAGGCCAAACAGCAGAGGTTCCAATCAGCGTGGGTTATGCAGCTTACTGGACCCAGGGAGAGTGGCATGAGACCCGTACAGATCAAGGATTAATAGCGATTATCATCGAAAGCCAGCATTTGGACATTACAGCAATACTACGTAGCTGA
- a CDS encoding NUDIX domain-containing protein: MKYCLECGTELIMKECEGEGQIPFCKSCGMFRFPIFSTAMSTAVLNKDKNKILLIQQYNRQDYILLAGYVNKGEDAEATLIREVKEEVGLNVIAYEYMRSLYFEPSNTLMLNFISIVDSEDLSQISAEVDHATWFTFAEAAEAIKKSSLAETFLLAIIEKLTPES, encoded by the coding sequence TTGAAATATTGTCTGGAATGCGGAACAGAGCTGATTATGAAAGAGTGCGAGGGGGAAGGACAGATCCCGTTTTGTAAATCCTGCGGAATGTTCAGGTTCCCAATCTTTAGTACGGCAATGAGTACAGCGGTATTGAATAAGGACAAGAATAAGATTCTATTAATTCAACAGTACAACCGGCAAGACTACATACTGCTCGCAGGTTACGTGAATAAAGGTGAAGATGCTGAAGCTACGCTCATTCGCGAGGTGAAGGAAGAGGTAGGGCTTAACGTTATAGCCTATGAATATATGCGGAGCCTTTATTTTGAGCCTTCCAATACGCTGATGTTAAATTTTATTAGTATTGTGGATTCGGAGGATTTGAGTCAGATCAGCGCTGAAGTGGATCATGCGACATGGTTTACTTTTGCTGAAGCGGCAGAAGCGATCAAAAAAAGCAGCCTGGCGGAAACCTTCCTGCTGGCGATTATTGAGAAGCTGACTCCTGAGAGTTGA
- a CDS encoding copper amine oxidase N-terminal domain-containing protein yields MKKWTLVLGLLAATFTLSVGTVSAAQDSRILLNYNDTGLSSSKVIVEGTTMVPLKSLAAAMGYTLSWDQASKTAKLISPEREIGFITGSKSLKVNGAASALAKPTRIIKGGMYIPLVSGVVALGGTIVYDKSSSTLNIVDEPRYVTASAQGRTYWVSQKNGDLYYRASVTGKPQRMGSLPLKPSAYSYGLVITDAGKGTDLLLLSEKHYAMFNDFSNGYQALIHSGTILKQMDYHFSNSSYQHAPQLATTQLFMTDGLNVQYINGDGSLGKLYELEKITGLKDEFTVEYAAADVVLIRSLTTAHLYAINTKTGVGTNLSAKLISSEDWKEWKTADGSDPYVLPKMLVLTKRVGDVLTFTYTPLTTEKAKKVAYNLAFQ; encoded by the coding sequence ATGAAAAAATGGACACTCGTGCTAGGTCTGCTCGCTGCGACATTCACTTTAAGTGTAGGTACAGTATCTGCTGCACAGGATAGCCGTATTTTATTGAATTATAATGATACCGGTCTAAGCAGCAGCAAAGTAATTGTGGAGGGAACAACAATGGTTCCCCTGAAGTCACTGGCAGCAGCAATGGGGTACACGTTATCCTGGGACCAGGCTTCCAAAACAGCGAAGCTGATTTCTCCAGAGCGCGAGATCGGCTTCATAACCGGTTCCAAGTCGTTAAAGGTGAACGGAGCGGCGTCAGCGCTAGCGAAGCCCACACGTATTATCAAGGGAGGTATGTATATTCCCCTCGTATCCGGGGTAGTCGCGCTAGGTGGCACAATCGTATACGACAAAAGCAGCAGTACTCTGAATATTGTGGATGAGCCGAGATATGTTACAGCCTCTGCCCAGGGTCGGACCTATTGGGTCTCGCAAAAAAACGGTGATCTCTACTATCGGGCATCCGTTACGGGAAAGCCGCAGCGAATGGGCAGCCTGCCACTGAAACCTTCGGCGTATTCTTATGGGCTTGTTATTACGGACGCCGGTAAGGGAACAGATCTGCTGCTGCTCAGTGAAAAGCATTATGCCATGTTTAACGATTTCAGCAACGGGTATCAGGCGCTGATCCATAGCGGGACTATCCTGAAGCAGATGGATTATCACTTCAGCAACTCTTCCTATCAGCATGCTCCCCAACTGGCCACCACACAATTGTTCATGACTGATGGTTTAAATGTACAGTATATTAATGGGGATGGCAGTCTTGGCAAGCTGTATGAGCTGGAGAAAATCACTGGACTGAAAGATGAATTTACAGTGGAATATGCCGCAGCTGATGTGGTGCTGATACGTTCGCTTACCACCGCGCATCTATACGCAATTAATACGAAGACGGGTGTAGGCACAAATCTTAGCGCAAAGCTGATTAGCAGCGAGGATTGGAAAGAATGGAAAACGGCAGACGGCAGTGATCCTTATGTCCTCCCCAAAATGCTGGTTCTAACCAAACGAGTTGGAGATGTGCTGACATTCACTTATACTCCACTGACTACGGAGAAAGCTAAAAAGGTAGCCTATAATCTGGCCTTCCAATAA
- a CDS encoding VOC family protein produces MSILQWDHTVHYVNDLEQAITAFKNNGLTAFPGGSHKLWGTHNALSYFGLNYIEFLAIEDRELAESSDTANLVVKDAVNLLPEVEAFSRVAIRTDNIEETAASLKQQGLKLSPIMYGKRLNVQGQWIEWRMLTVGGNFQGLIYPFFIQWKGSDDERLAELKETGIITPHPAGEITVQQAIFSVSDPAATAAHWGQVFGLSAIAASSPSPSDGQGSVALAIGDKNFVFQQGDKQQLTQLVLSSESPSLQGRTIIIGEGEYVFT; encoded by the coding sequence ATGAGTATACTTCAATGGGATCATACCGTGCATTATGTCAACGATCTTGAGCAGGCCATAACGGCATTCAAGAATAATGGCCTCACTGCATTCCCCGGAGGATCGCATAAGCTGTGGGGTACCCACAACGCTCTCAGTTATTTCGGATTGAATTATATTGAGTTTCTGGCGATTGAGGATCGGGAGCTGGCTGAGTCTTCGGATACGGCAAACCTCGTGGTTAAGGATGCCGTGAATCTGTTGCCTGAGGTTGAGGCCTTCAGTAGAGTTGCAATCCGCACAGATAATATTGAAGAGACCGCTGCTTCCTTGAAACAGCAGGGACTGAAATTGTCACCTATTATGTACGGCAAACGCTTGAATGTACAGGGGCAGTGGATTGAATGGCGGATGCTGACCGTTGGCGGAAATTTTCAAGGGCTGATCTATCCATTCTTTATCCAATGGAAGGGAAGCGATGATGAGCGGCTGGCAGAGCTAAAGGAAACGGGAATAATTACACCCCATCCTGCCGGAGAGATTACAGTCCAACAGGCGATCTTCTCTGTATCTGACCCCGCCGCCACTGCGGCTCATTGGGGGCAGGTCTTCGGCTTATCTGCGATTGCTGCTTCATCTCCATCTCCATCTGATGGGCAAGGCTCTGTGGCACTTGCCATTGGCGACAAGAATTTTGTATTTCAGCAAGGAGATAAGCAGCAACTGACACAGCTGGTTCTCAGTAGTGAAAGCCCGAGCTTACAGGGGCGGACGATCATTATTGGTGAAGGCGAATATGTGTTTACCTAA
- a CDS encoding pyrroline-5-carboxylate reductase, giving the protein MAAKKIHFIGGGQMAEAIIRANISKGINEAAQFSVADINEERITFLSETYGIEAAFSQEEALATADLIILAIRPQDDLAGVGEAISQYAGSGTAVLSVVAGVTIQTLGGYVGGQERPIIRVIPNTLTDTGLGYSGAALNVYARKEHVDDFLNGFGKVQYLEESLIDIFTGYGVAGPNYVYYFIESLADAGVLAGLPREQAWQVALENVAGAVAMLRHSGLHPRQLLDINNSPGGVGIHAFYELNNSDFAAGLQRSVKAAVKRTTELGQVRS; this is encoded by the coding sequence ATGGCGGCAAAAAAAATTCATTTCATCGGTGGCGGTCAGATGGCGGAAGCGATCATCCGTGCCAATATCAGCAAGGGTATAAATGAGGCCGCACAGTTTAGCGTGGCGGATATTAACGAGGAACGGATCACCTTTTTGAGTGAAACTTATGGGATTGAGGCTGCTTTTTCGCAAGAAGAGGCACTTGCCACAGCTGATCTGATTATCCTTGCGATTCGACCACAGGATGATCTGGCTGGCGTAGGTGAAGCCATTTCCCAATATGCGGGCAGCGGCACTGCCGTGCTGTCTGTCGTGGCCGGGGTAACCATTCAGACGCTTGGCGGATATGTCGGCGGGCAAGAGCGGCCTATTATTAGGGTCATTCCGAATACATTAACAGATACTGGTCTTGGCTATAGCGGGGCGGCTTTGAATGTCTATGCGCGAAAGGAGCATGTAGATGATTTCCTAAATGGCTTTGGAAAGGTGCAGTATCTGGAAGAATCGTTGATTGATATATTTACGGGTTACGGAGTCGCGGGACCCAATTATGTCTATTATTTTATAGAATCATTGGCGGATGCTGGAGTGCTGGCGGGGCTGCCGCGGGAGCAGGCTTGGCAGGTTGCCCTGGAGAATGTTGCAGGTGCGGTCGCGATGCTGCGGCATAGCGGATTACATCCACGCCAGCTGCTGGATATTAACAATTCACCGGGCGGGGTGGGTATTCATGCATTCTATGAGCTGAATAATAGTGACTTTGCGGCAGGACTGCAGCGCAGCGTGAAGGCTGCCGTGAAGCGCACCACGGAACTGGGGCAGGTTCGCTCATGA
- a CDS encoding MetQ/NlpA family ABC transporter substrate-binding protein, whose translation MKIKKLAAVVLIGMSVVLGACGDKETAGADKKDIVVGFGVGTYEEQFRQGILPILEKEGYKIDIKTFSQNMQVNPAMKEGSIDASIFQSTAYMEGINKELNTDMTVLNFVPSAPQGLYSEKHKSLNEVKDGSVIALPNDPVNQERAVRILEDLGWVKVKADAGTTDFNLSSVEPDKYNLKLEVLDSAQILVSLADVDYGIVNGNYIANAKRKITEALKIENTPEQHRVTVTINKADLNTQWAKDLKAAYESKEFEDYIHATEKYDGFILPDAWANN comes from the coding sequence ATGAAAATCAAGAAATTAGCGGCAGTCGTATTAATAGGAATGTCTGTGGTGCTAGGCGCTTGCGGCGACAAAGAGACGGCCGGGGCAGATAAGAAGGATATCGTAGTAGGCTTTGGCGTAGGTACCTATGAGGAACAGTTCCGCCAGGGTATTCTGCCGATTCTGGAGAAAGAAGGTTATAAAATCGATATCAAAACCTTCTCCCAGAACATGCAGGTCAATCCTGCCATGAAGGAGGGCTCCATTGACGCCAGCATATTCCAAAGTACGGCGTATATGGAAGGGATCAATAAAGAGCTGAATACAGATATGACCGTGCTGAATTTTGTGCCAAGTGCGCCGCAGGGTCTTTATTCTGAGAAACATAAGTCGCTTAATGAAGTAAAAGATGGATCTGTCATTGCTCTTCCGAATGATCCTGTTAATCAGGAGCGTGCAGTGCGTATCCTCGAAGATTTAGGTTGGGTGAAGGTAAAAGCGGACGCTGGAACGACAGACTTCAACCTGAGCAGTGTGGAGCCGGATAAGTATAATCTGAAGCTGGAGGTTCTGGATTCGGCTCAAATTCTGGTGTCACTAGCTGACGTCGATTATGGGATCGTGAACGGCAATTACATCGCGAATGCCAAGCGGAAGATTACTGAAGCGCTCAAGATTGAGAATACGCCGGAGCAGCACCGTGTCACGGTAACGATCAACAAAGCGGACCTTAATACCCAGTGGGCCAAGGATTTGAAGGCTGCCTATGAATCTAAAGAATTTGAAGATTATATTCATGCCACAGAGAAATACGATGGATTCATTCTGCCAGATGCCTGGGCTAATAACTAA
- a CDS encoding uroporphyrinogen decarboxylase family protein codes for MGDWSKQERFAALLSGERADRPIVSGWRHFLDKEGNAKDLADITVAYTKQFQLDWVKINPRATYYAEAWGNTYDCEDYQSVFPKQTRAVIEKPQDVWDIQVQQAANAAPLAEQLEAVSLIRQGLPDTPLVQTIFSPLTVLLFLAGQSAYVTDTIYGSNQPVPIRTLLTEQRAGVHHALHAIALTLANYVQELGKRGMDGIFYAVTGTAHPDMFTETAFNEFSRPYDAIVLEAADYGKRILHTCGAKSHPERFNDYPIEGISWDMGASGNPGLNAELKPTKVGGVDHALFAGNEFGRIRSQAEFALRIMADEPFILSPNCAIPVTVQDQSLHALHDSIYEKGLN; via the coding sequence ATGGGAGACTGGTCTAAGCAAGAACGTTTTGCGGCTTTATTGTCGGGTGAACGTGCAGATCGGCCCATTGTCAGCGGTTGGCGTCATTTTTTGGATAAAGAGGGGAATGCCAAGGACTTGGCAGATATCACCGTAGCTTATACGAAGCAATTTCAGTTGGATTGGGTCAAGATTAACCCCCGCGCTACTTATTATGCGGAAGCCTGGGGCAATACCTATGATTGTGAGGATTATCAATCCGTATTTCCCAAGCAGACCCGAGCGGTCATTGAGAAACCGCAGGATGTTTGGGACATTCAAGTGCAGCAAGCTGCAAATGCTGCCCCACTCGCCGAACAGCTAGAGGCCGTAAGTCTGATTCGTCAGGGATTGCCGGATACACCGCTGGTCCAGACGATTTTTTCACCATTGACTGTGTTGCTGTTTCTGGCGGGTCAATCGGCTTATGTAACAGATACCATCTATGGCAGTAATCAGCCCGTGCCGATTCGGACGTTATTGACGGAGCAAAGGGCGGGAGTTCATCATGCGCTGCACGCGATTGCCTTAACCTTGGCTAATTATGTACAGGAGCTTGGGAAGCGGGGGATGGATGGCATTTTTTACGCGGTAACAGGCACGGCTCACCCGGATATGTTTACGGAAACAGCCTTTAATGAATTCTCACGGCCCTATGATGCTATTGTGCTGGAGGCTGCGGATTACGGAAAAAGGATTCTGCACACCTGCGGAGCTAAGTCCCATCCGGAACGGTTCAATGATTATCCGATCGAGGGCATCAGTTGGGACATGGGGGCCTCAGGAAATCCGGGGCTGAATGCTGAGCTTAAGCCAACTAAGGTTGGCGGTGTGGATCACGCGTTATTTGCAGGCAATGAGTTCGGACGTATTCGTTCACAAGCTGAATTTGCCTTGCGGATTATGGCAGACGAGCCATTTATATTATCACCTAATTGCGCAATTCCAGTCACCGTACAAGATCAGTCTTTACATGCATTACATGATTCCATCTATGAAAAGGGGCTTAACTAA
- a CDS encoding amidohydrolase, producing the protein MPQTPLTSLIDNEQYLTERLVQVRRELHQEPELSNEEFRTTAKLRSWLTAANIRILDLPLATGLIAEIGNGRGSIVAIRADIDALPIEEETGLPFASVIPGKMHACGHDFHTASMLGAAYLLKAREAELPGTVRVLFQPAEETGHGAKALLESGGLSGVSAIFGIHNNPDLSVCSFGTRSGALTAGVDRFIITIRGKGAHAAQPERGQDTIVTAAQIITSLQTIASRLTRASESLVVSVTRINGGNTWNVLPGFVELEGTVRTHNETIRAVVPQQITQIIEGIAAAAGVQAELNWIPGPPATVNDEYWAEFATETAAKLGLETQNLEPQMGGEDFAFYLQQIRGAFVNIGTGGAFGHHHPQFDVDEAALLPTAQYFAKLAVSALESLNSPSF; encoded by the coding sequence ATGCCACAGACGCCATTAACTTCATTAATTGATAATGAACAATACCTCACGGAGCGATTGGTTCAGGTCCGCCGTGAGCTTCACCAAGAGCCCGAGCTATCGAATGAGGAATTCCGGACGACAGCGAAATTACGGAGTTGGTTAACTGCTGCCAATATCAGAATTCTTGACTTGCCACTGGCGACAGGCCTGATTGCCGAGATTGGCAACGGCCGCGGCTCCATCGTTGCAATCCGTGCGGATATTGATGCCCTGCCGATTGAAGAAGAGACGGGGCTGCCCTTTGCTTCCGTCATTCCCGGCAAGATGCATGCTTGCGGTCATGACTTCCATACCGCAAGCATGCTTGGAGCGGCCTATTTGCTAAAAGCCCGCGAAGCAGAACTCCCCGGTACGGTGCGCGTGCTGTTCCAGCCCGCTGAAGAAACAGGCCATGGAGCCAAAGCCCTATTAGAATCTGGGGGACTCAGTGGAGTCTCCGCTATATTCGGCATCCACAACAATCCCGATTTATCTGTTTGTTCCTTTGGTACACGGAGCGGCGCACTCACCGCCGGAGTGGACCGGTTCATCATTACCATACGCGGCAAGGGAGCGCATGCGGCACAGCCTGAACGTGGGCAGGATACGATTGTGACCGCTGCACAGATTATCACCTCCCTGCAGACCATCGCCAGCCGCCTCACCCGTGCATCCGAATCCTTGGTGGTTAGCGTGACTAGAATCAATGGTGGCAACACCTGGAATGTGTTGCCTGGGTTTGTAGAATTGGAAGGAACGGTACGGACGCATAACGAAACTATCCGTGCTGTTGTTCCGCAGCAAATCACCCAAATTATCGAAGGTATTGCAGCAGCAGCAGGAGTACAAGCAGAGCTGAACTGGATTCCCGGCCCTCCTGCTACAGTAAATGATGAATACTGGGCAGAGTTCGCCACAGAAACAGCAGCCAAGCTTGGGCTTGAAACTCAGAATTTGGAGCCCCAAATGGGCGGTGAGGATTTCGCATTTTATTTACAGCAGATTCGGGGAGCGTTCGTAAATATCGGAACAGGAGGTGCATTCGGACACCATCACCCGCAGTTTGATGTGGATGAGGCTGCGCTGCTGCCGACTGCACAATATTTTGCCAAGCTGGCGGTTTCGGCACTGGAATCTTTAAATAGCCCCTCCTTCTAA
- a CDS encoding STM4015 family protein, with the protein MTEVKLGIGYDEFEDGQRIGTEIEKLSSSPESTSVSSLIIGDWGQAYENSSEEVVDALVKYSASFPALRKLFIGEMSFEECEISWITQSDLSALFPAFPELQSLTIQGGNELSLNQLHHDKLEELIIISGGLGKGVLGNIATGRLPNLRKLELYLGVDNYGFDGSVDDIFPIIQPGKFPKLTYLGLKNSEIQDEIAAALADAPVLNQLETLDLSLGTLSDKGAEALLASARIKGLKALNLSHHYMSDEMIERWRKSGLPVDVSDKQESEDGDDWRYPSITE; encoded by the coding sequence ATGACTGAAGTGAAGCTTGGGATTGGCTATGACGAATTCGAAGATGGTCAAAGGATTGGCACAGAGATTGAGAAGTTAAGCAGCAGCCCTGAAAGTACTTCCGTAAGCAGCCTGATCATTGGCGACTGGGGACAAGCCTACGAGAATAGTTCAGAAGAAGTTGTGGATGCGTTGGTTAAATACAGTGCAAGCTTCCCGGCTCTGCGCAAGCTGTTCATCGGTGAGATGAGCTTTGAGGAATGTGAAATTTCGTGGATTACACAAAGCGATCTGTCTGCGCTCTTCCCCGCTTTCCCCGAACTTCAATCGCTCACCATTCAGGGCGGGAATGAGCTGAGTCTCAACCAGCTGCACCATGATAAGCTTGAAGAGTTGATTATCATTAGCGGCGGACTCGGCAAAGGTGTTCTGGGTAATATTGCTACAGGGCGTTTGCCCAATCTGCGCAAGCTGGAGCTGTATCTTGGTGTCGATAATTACGGTTTCGATGGAAGCGTAGATGATATTTTCCCCATCATTCAGCCTGGGAAGTTCCCTAAACTCACCTATCTAGGATTAAAAAATAGTGAAATACAAGATGAAATTGCTGCAGCGTTAGCGGATGCCCCTGTTCTGAACCAGCTGGAGACACTGGATTTGTCTCTGGGCACTTTGAGCGACAAAGGCGCCGAGGCGCTGCTGGCAAGTGCTAGAATTAAAGGACTGAAGGCGCTGAACCTGAGCCACCATTACATGTCTGATGAGATGATTGAACGCTGGCGGAAAAGTGGATTGCCTGTCGATGTCAGCGACAAGCAGGAAAGCGAGGATGGGGATGACTGGCGCTATCCGTCCATCACAGAGTGA
- a CDS encoding STM4014 family protein → MGMTGAIRPSQSDAPLRTLIVIGNPGDKRTGGIQEARRNLGLPPAIIIPYAGLLAGQSLAELSLSLPDDARVDLRTAPPLLRLESPGGSFEIERALIMLGAPDAEDMDDSLHPYGNHPDPHPLSVKAAGKLKDLQGVLHHPSQWFRGYCRMLARLKQEATEAYPGSLWLNHPTDIANMTDKRRTQQILAEAGIPIPRPLGEKKKPTDYASLRESMLSERMHRIFIKLACGSAASGLIAYQINPVTGAEVALTTVGVEHYITRPPIYYNSGKLRRYTDTTTISGIIDWLYRHGAYAEQWIPKSGHGGRSFDIRQLVVYGEACHSIARVSSTPITNLHLRSQRMSPAEAGLSEQIQEQVRDTAVQALAAFPSSGIAGIDVLVSGSSQRCFVVDVNPFGDLLYEVKYHGCSTYEWEMKVLFARDYIAKPPTPPVAKEGSA, encoded by the coding sequence ATGGGGATGACTGGCGCTATCCGTCCATCACAGAGTGATGCCCCCTTGCGGACGCTAATCGTTATAGGCAATCCCGGGGACAAGCGGACTGGCGGTATTCAGGAGGCTAGACGCAATCTTGGGCTACCGCCAGCCATTATTATTCCGTATGCCGGATTGCTGGCGGGACAATCACTAGCGGAGCTATCTCTTTCCTTGCCTGATGATGCCCGTGTTGACCTCCGCACCGCTCCCCCGCTGCTGCGGCTGGAATCTCCTGGCGGCAGCTTCGAGATCGAGCGCGCCTTGATCATGTTAGGCGCACCGGATGCCGAAGATATGGACGATTCGCTGCATCCATACGGAAATCATCCTGATCCCCATCCCCTGAGCGTCAAGGCAGCAGGGAAACTAAAGGATTTGCAAGGTGTGCTGCATCATCCATCCCAGTGGTTCCGCGGCTACTGCCGCATGCTGGCAAGGCTGAAACAGGAAGCGACCGAAGCATACCCGGGCTCTTTGTGGTTAAACCACCCCACAGATATTGCGAACATGACGGATAAACGCCGGACACAGCAGATTCTGGCAGAGGCGGGCATCCCCATCCCCCGACCTTTGGGGGAGAAGAAGAAACCCACAGATTATGCTTCTCTGCGTGAGAGTATGCTGAGCGAGCGAATGCATCGCATATTTATTAAGCTGGCCTGCGGTTCAGCAGCTTCCGGTCTTATTGCCTACCAGATCAATCCCGTAACAGGTGCTGAAGTCGCCTTAACTACGGTTGGAGTAGAGCATTACATCACACGTCCTCCCATTTACTATAACTCGGGCAAGCTGCGGCGGTATACCGATACAACAACCATCTCGGGCATTATTGATTGGCTCTATCGTCATGGAGCCTATGCGGAGCAATGGATACCCAAATCGGGGCATGGTGGACGGTCGTTCGATATCCGCCAGCTTGTCGTATACGGAGAGGCCTGCCACTCCATCGCCCGGGTAAGCAGCACTCCGATTACGAATCTGCATTTGCGCAGCCAGCGGATGTCTCCAGCAGAAGCCGGACTGTCGGAGCAGATTCAGGAGCAGGTGCGGGATACAGCCGTGCAGGCATTAGCCGCTTTCCCGAGCTCAGGTATTGCCGGTATAGATGTGCTTGTATCCGGGAGTTCACAGCGTTGCTTCGTAGTTGATGTCAACCCGTTTGGCGACTTGCTGTACGAGGTTAAATACCACGGCTGCAGCACATACGAATGGGAAATGAAGGTGTTGTTCGCCAGAGACTATATCGCCAAACCTCCTACACCACCGGTCGCAAAGGAAGGTTCAGCATGA